Proteins encoded in a region of the Anguilla anguilla isolate fAngAng1 chromosome 10, fAngAng1.pri, whole genome shotgun sequence genome:
- the erlin2 gene encoding erlin-2 — MTQLGAIASIVLAIGIAALFSAVHKIEEGHTGVYYRGGALLTTTSGPGFHLMLPFITSYKSVQTTLQTDEVKNVPCGTSGGVMIYFDRIEVVNFLVPSAVYDIVRNFTADYDKALIFNKVHHELNQFCSVHTLQEVYIGLFDQIDENLKLTLQEDLTSMAPGIIIQAVRVTKPNIPESIRRNYELMESEKTKLLIAAQTQKVVEKEAETERKRAVIEAEKLAQVAEIKFGQKVMEKETEKRISEIEDDAFLAREKARADAEFYTAHRTAEANKLKLTPEYLQLVKFKAIAANSKIYFGNDIPHMFVDSGRGGAAVKAPPTMDRVSDSSFDRD, encoded by the exons ATGACACAACTGGGAGCCATTGCCTCAATTGTCTTGGCAATTGGGATAGCCGCTCTATTTTCTGCTGTCCACAAGATTGAAGAAGGGCACACCGGAGTCTACTACAG AGGCGGCGCTCTTCTGACCACCACCAGTGGCCCAGGGTTCCACCTGATGTTGCCCTTCATCACCTCCTATAAGTCTGTgcag ACGACCCTTCAGACAGACGAAGTTAAGAACGTGCCGTGTGGCACCAG TGGAGGGGTGATGATCTACTTCGATCGCATAGAAGTCGTCAACTTCCTCGTGCCCTCGGCTG tgtatGACATCGTCAGGAACTTCACGGCCGACTACGACAAGGCCCTCATTTTCAACAAGGTCCACCACGAGCTGAACCAGTTCTGCAGCGTGCACACCCTGCAGGAGGTCTACATCGGCCTGTTCG ATCAGATTGATGAGAACCTGAAGCTCACCTTACAGGAAGACCTGACCAGTATGGCACCTGGAATTATCATACag GCGGTTCGAGTCACCAAACCCAACATTCCGGAGTCCATTCGCAGGAACTACGAGCTTAT GGAGAGCGAGAAGACGAAGCTGCTAATTGCCGCACAGACCCAGAAGGTGGTGGAGAAGGAggcggagacagagaggaagagggccGTGATTG AGGCGGAAAAACTGGCCCAGGTCGCAGAGATCAAATTTGGACAGAAAGTCATGGAGAAGGAAACGGAGAAAAGGATATCGGAGAttgaag ATGACGCCTTCCTGGCGCGGGAGAAGGCCAGGGCAGACGCCGAGTTCTACACCGCTCACCGGACGGCCGAGGCCAACAAG TTGAAGCTGACCCCGGAGTACCTCCAGCTGGTGAAGTTTAAGGCCATAGCCGCCAACAGTAAGATCTACTTCGGGAACGACATCCCCCACATGTTTGTGGACTCGGGCCGTGGGGGGGCCGCGGTcaaggccccgcccaccatGGACAGGGTTTCTGACAGCTCCTTTGACCGGGACTGA